In one Blastocatellia bacterium genomic region, the following are encoded:
- a CDS encoding ABC transporter ATP-binding protein, with protein sequence LAQAIAHNPEVLVLDEPLNGLDPVARAEVIAIS encoded by the coding sequence ACTTGCTCAAGCAATTGCTCATAATCCAGAAGTTTTAGTCTTAGACGAGCCGCTTAATGGACTTGATCCAGTGGCACGCGCTGAAGTTATCGCTATTTCGTGA